In Hamadaea flava, a genomic segment contains:
- the typA gene encoding translational GTPase TypA, producing MLTRPDLRNVAIVAHVDHGKTTLVDAMLKQGGAIHTRGEMADRVMDSMDLEREKGITILAKNTAVHYQGADGDSVTINIIDTPGHADFGGEVERGLTMVDGVVLLVDASEGPLPQTRFVLRKALKAKLPIILVINKVDRPDARIKEVVDDTYELFLDLDADETQIDFPIVYACARDGIASLNQPEDGKIPADSETLQPLFQTLLDTIPAPTYTEDAPLQAHVTNLDASPFLGRLALCRVREGVIRKGQSVAWCKTDGSTDRVRISELLMTEGLERKPAEQAGPGDIIAVAGIPEIMIGETLADAENPIPLPLITVDEPAISMTIGTNTSPLVGRVKGAKVTARMVKDRLDKELVGNVSLRVLPTDRPDSWEVQGRGELALAILVEQMKRESYELTVGKPQVVTREIDGKICEPVERLTIDAPEEHLGAITQLLATRKGRMEQMVNHGTGWIRMEWLVPARGLIGFRTEFLTDTRGTGILHHVFEKYEPWFGELRTRNNGSLVADRSGPVTAFAMTNLQERGTLFVEPGTEVYEGMIVGENSRSDDMDVNITKEKKLTNMRSSTADETEKLIPPRKLSLEQALEFCREDECVEVTPAAVRIRKVTLDQTQRARETARRKHQN from the coding sequence ATGCTGACCCGCCCGGATCTCCGTAACGTCGCGATCGTCGCGCACGTCGACCACGGCAAGACCACGCTCGTCGACGCCATGCTCAAGCAGGGCGGGGCGATCCACACCCGCGGCGAGATGGCCGACCGGGTGATGGACTCGATGGATCTCGAACGCGAGAAGGGCATCACCATTCTCGCGAAGAACACCGCGGTCCACTACCAGGGCGCGGACGGCGACTCCGTCACGATCAACATCATCGACACGCCGGGCCACGCCGACTTCGGCGGCGAGGTCGAGCGCGGTCTGACCATGGTCGACGGCGTGGTGCTGCTCGTGGACGCGTCCGAGGGACCGCTGCCGCAGACCCGCTTCGTGCTGCGCAAGGCGCTCAAGGCCAAGCTTCCGATCATCCTCGTGATCAACAAGGTGGACCGTCCCGACGCCCGGATCAAGGAGGTCGTGGACGACACCTACGAGCTGTTCCTCGACCTGGACGCGGACGAGACGCAGATCGACTTCCCGATTGTCTACGCCTGCGCCCGCGACGGCATCGCGTCGCTGAACCAGCCGGAGGACGGCAAGATCCCGGCCGACTCGGAGACGCTGCAGCCGCTGTTCCAGACGCTGCTCGACACCATCCCCGCGCCGACGTACACCGAGGACGCGCCGCTGCAGGCGCACGTGACCAACCTCGACGCCTCGCCGTTCCTGGGCCGGCTCGCGCTGTGCCGCGTACGGGAGGGCGTCATCCGCAAGGGGCAGTCCGTCGCGTGGTGCAAGACCGACGGCTCGACCGACCGCGTACGCATCTCCGAGCTGCTCATGACGGAAGGTCTGGAGCGCAAGCCGGCCGAACAGGCCGGGCCGGGCGACATCATCGCCGTCGCCGGCATCCCGGAGATCATGATCGGTGAGACGCTGGCCGACGCCGAGAACCCGATTCCGCTGCCGCTGATCACGGTGGACGAGCCGGCCATCTCGATGACCATCGGCACCAACACCTCGCCGCTGGTCGGCCGGGTCAAGGGCGCGAAGGTCACCGCCCGCATGGTCAAGGACCGGCTGGACAAGGAACTCGTCGGCAACGTGTCGCTGCGCGTACTGCCGACGGACCGCCCGGACTCCTGGGAGGTGCAGGGCCGTGGTGAGCTGGCGCTGGCCATCCTCGTCGAGCAGATGAAGCGCGAGTCCTACGAACTGACCGTCGGCAAGCCGCAGGTCGTCACCAGGGAGATCGACGGCAAGATCTGCGAGCCGGTCGAGCGGCTCACCATCGACGCCCCCGAGGAGCACCTCGGCGCGATCACCCAGCTGCTGGCCACCCGCAAGGGCCGCATGGAGCAGATGGTCAACCACGGCACCGGCTGGATCCGGATGGAGTGGCTGGTCCCGGCGCGCGGCCTGATCGGCTTCCGCACCGAGTTCCTCACCGACACCCGGGGCACCGGCATCCTGCACCACGTCTTCGAGAAGTACGAGCCGTGGTTCGGCGAGCTGCGTACCCGCAACAACGGGTCGCTGGTCGCCGACCGGTCCGGCCCGGTGACCGCCTTCGCGATGACCAACCTCCAGGAGCGCGGCACCCTGTTCGTGGAGCCCGGCACCGAGGTCTACGAGGGCATGATCGTCGGCGAGAACTCGCGCTCCGACGACATGGACGTCAACATCACCAAGGAGAAGAAGCTCACCAACATGCGCTCCTCCACGGCGGACGAGACCGAGAAGCTCATCCCGCCGCGCAAGCTGTCGCTCGAGCAGGCGCTCGAGTTCTGCCGCGAGGACGAGTGCGTCGAGGTCACTCCGGCCGCCGTGCGCATCCGCAAGGTCACGCTCGACCAGACCCAGCGGGCGCGCGAGACCGCGCGGCGCAAGCACCAGAACTGA
- the gsmA gene encoding sporangiospore maturation cell wall hydrolase GsmA: protein MVQSKVGLNVRSGPRLADRVQSRLAHRQPVSVTCRVRGQQIVGSIRTTTTWVRLTSGGYASDAFLSWTTRRAATPSCSALAVPAGTAVVNLPFPLNVRSGPATSHAIVSTVTGSLRPLCQAWSQAVNGNPVWYQLGVRRFVTAAFVRWPNGQPRLRWCGAAAPSTPASNQAFLASVIGPAQASARKWKVPASVTIAQAILESGWGRSPLAVTEHNLFGMKCFGDPGAVALGCTTYATRECAASRCYSTRDSFRAYRRVGDSFEDHGRALARLPYYKTAMRYAATPNRFALELQRAGYATAPAYAAHLVGVMRDFNLYRYDLRPLA from the coding sequence GTGGTCCAGTCCAAGGTCGGGCTCAACGTCCGCTCCGGCCCGCGTCTCGCCGACCGCGTCCAGTCGCGCCTCGCGCATCGCCAGCCTGTCTCGGTCACCTGCCGGGTACGCGGACAGCAGATCGTCGGCTCGATCCGCACCACGACGACCTGGGTACGCCTGACGAGCGGCGGATACGCCTCCGACGCGTTCCTGTCGTGGACCACCCGGCGCGCGGCGACGCCGTCCTGCTCCGCGCTCGCTGTGCCAGCCGGCACGGCAGTGGTGAACCTGCCGTTCCCGTTGAACGTGCGATCCGGCCCGGCCACCTCGCACGCCATCGTGTCCACAGTGACCGGATCACTCCGGCCGCTGTGCCAGGCCTGGTCGCAGGCGGTCAACGGCAATCCCGTCTGGTACCAGCTCGGCGTACGCCGCTTCGTCACCGCGGCCTTCGTGCGCTGGCCCAACGGCCAACCGCGGCTGCGCTGGTGCGGCGCGGCGGCCCCGTCGACCCCGGCGTCGAACCAGGCCTTCCTGGCGTCCGTGATCGGGCCGGCCCAGGCCAGCGCCCGTAAATGGAAGGTGCCCGCCTCGGTCACCATCGCCCAGGCCATCCTCGAATCCGGCTGGGGCCGCAGCCCGCTCGCCGTCACCGAGCACAATCTCTTCGGCATGAAATGCTTCGGCGACCCCGGCGCGGTCGCGCTCGGCTGCACGACGTACGCCACCCGCGAATGCGCTGCCTCCCGGTGCTACTCCACTCGGGACTCGTTCCGGGCGTACCGGCGGGTGGGGGACTCCTTCGAAGACCACGGACGGGCGCTGGCTCGGCTGCCGTACTACAAGACGGCCATGAGGTACGCGGCCACCCCGAACCGGTTCGCCCTGGAGCTGCAACGCGCCGGGTACGCGACCGCTCCGGCGTACGCCGCTCACCTTGTCGGGGTGATGCGGGACTTCAACCTCTATCGGTACGACCTCCGGCCCCTCGCCTGA
- a CDS encoding LCP family protein, with protein MRRYIIAGGLAVVVLLGAAGVGGWLYLRGVDKKVDRISVAALSDSKKSSTPEGVAAGAMNILLLGSDSRDPDKTSGSRTDTIMVAHISADHKDVQLVSIPRDTWVYVPQSSDGEGGEYAKINSAYAWGGADLMVQTVEKFTGLQLDHVMMIDFAGFKEIIDAVGGIDIKVDKTFTSIHSPYRKFTKNKAGTTTHMDGATALDYARQRKQFPDGDFARIAHQHQIIKAVMDKATSTGTVTDLTKLTSFLSATASAITVDDTLSPLNLAWALRAIGSSDVTFLTNPTGSTPTIDGQSVVKSDTAKATELWESVGNDTVPTWALANPSYVR; from the coding sequence GTGCGGCGGTACATCATCGCCGGCGGGCTCGCCGTCGTGGTGCTGCTCGGGGCGGCCGGCGTCGGCGGCTGGCTCTACCTGCGCGGCGTCGACAAGAAGGTGGACCGCATCTCGGTCGCCGCGTTGAGCGACAGCAAGAAGTCCAGCACCCCCGAAGGCGTCGCCGCCGGCGCGATGAACATCCTGCTGCTCGGCAGCGACTCCCGGGACCCTGACAAGACCAGCGGCTCGCGTACGGACACGATCATGGTGGCCCACATCAGCGCGGACCACAAAGACGTCCAGCTCGTCTCGATCCCCCGCGACACCTGGGTCTACGTTCCCCAGTCCAGCGACGGCGAGGGCGGCGAATATGCCAAGATCAACAGCGCGTACGCCTGGGGCGGCGCCGACCTGATGGTGCAGACCGTCGAGAAGTTCACCGGTCTCCAGCTCGACCACGTGATGATGATCGACTTCGCGGGCTTCAAGGAGATCATCGACGCCGTCGGGGGCATCGACATCAAGGTGGACAAGACGTTCACCTCGATCCACTCGCCGTACCGGAAGTTCACGAAGAACAAGGCGGGCACCACCACCCACATGGACGGCGCGACCGCGCTCGACTACGCCCGCCAGCGCAAGCAGTTCCCCGATGGCGACTTCGCCCGGATCGCCCACCAGCACCAGATCATCAAGGCGGTCATGGACAAGGCCACCAGCACCGGGACGGTCACCGACCTGACCAAGCTGACCTCGTTCCTCAGCGCCACCGCGAGCGCGATCACCGTCGACGACACCCTGTCGCCGCTCAACCTGGCCTGGGCGCTGCGGGCGATCGGCAGCTCGGACGTCACCTTCCTGACCAACCCCACCGGCAGTACGCCGACCATCGACGGGCAGAGCGTGGTCAAGTCCGACACCGCGAAGGCGACCGAGCTGTGGGAGTCGGTCGGCAACGACACCGTGCCGACCTGGGCGCTGGCCAACCCCTCCTACGTCCGCTGA
- the gsmA gene encoding sporangiospore maturation cell wall hydrolase GsmA, producing the protein MKFFGVVGLGLLLGTFALASPTSAAAPRDQAMPLDRAVAKAGVEAIVRAPGGLNVRSGAATDRSILGTVDDGSRVRVVCQVWGQQVKGTQRTAALWDRLDWGHGHVADGFLQWPSGRPALPWCGDPPVDATSSAVDITSGSLNVRSGPSTKHSTVGSLGDAAGLRVECRSWGSTVDGNAVWDRIGPGRYVADKYVHWAPTTPRYPWCGQAPATVPAATKDGFLARVAGAAQASARTWKVPASVTIAQAILESGWGRSTLTRVDHSYFGMKCFGGPGPIAVGCSTYVTQECSNGKCRSTRASFRAYRATGDSFDDHGRQLATLPRYQTAMKYTNDPERFAREIHKAGYATSPTYANNLIDLMRRFDLTKYDRRS; encoded by the coding sequence ATGAAGTTCTTCGGTGTCGTCGGGCTCGGCCTGCTCCTCGGTACGTTTGCCCTGGCCAGCCCCACGAGCGCCGCCGCGCCCCGGGATCAGGCGATGCCGCTCGACCGAGCGGTCGCCAAGGCCGGCGTGGAGGCGATCGTGCGTGCCCCCGGTGGTCTCAACGTCCGATCCGGCGCGGCGACCGATCGGTCGATCTTGGGAACCGTCGACGACGGCTCCCGGGTCCGAGTCGTCTGCCAGGTCTGGGGCCAGCAGGTGAAGGGGACGCAGCGTACGGCCGCTCTCTGGGATCGGCTGGACTGGGGCCACGGCCACGTCGCCGACGGTTTCCTCCAGTGGCCGTCCGGCCGCCCGGCCCTGCCGTGGTGCGGCGACCCGCCTGTGGACGCGACGTCGTCGGCGGTCGACATCACGTCCGGAAGTCTCAACGTCCGCTCCGGGCCGAGCACCAAACACTCCACTGTCGGCTCGCTCGGCGACGCGGCCGGGCTGCGCGTCGAATGCCGCAGCTGGGGCAGCACGGTCGACGGCAACGCCGTCTGGGATCGCATCGGCCCGGGTCGCTACGTCGCCGACAAGTACGTCCACTGGGCCCCGACGACGCCGCGATACCCCTGGTGCGGTCAGGCGCCGGCGACCGTACCGGCGGCGACCAAGGACGGCTTCCTCGCCCGGGTGGCCGGGGCGGCCCAGGCGAGCGCCCGCACCTGGAAGGTGCCCGCCTCGGTCACCATCGCCCAGGCCATCCTCGAATCCGGCTGGGGTCGCAGCACCCTCACCCGGGTCGACCACAGCTACTTCGGCATGAAGTGCTTCGGCGGGCCCGGTCCGATCGCGGTCGGCTGCTCGACTTATGTCACGCAGGAATGCTCCAACGGCAAGTGCCGCAGCACCCGGGCGTCCTTTCGGGCGTACCGGGCGACGGGGGATTCGTTCGACGACCACGGGCGGCAGCTCGCGACGCTGCCCCGCTACCAGACCGCGATGAAGTACACCAACGACCCCGAGCGGTTCGCCCGCGAGATCCACAAGGCCGGGTACGCCACCTCACCCACGTACGCGAACAACCTCATCGACCTGATGCGCCGCTTCGACCTGACCAAGTACGACCGGAGGTCCTAA
- a CDS encoding citrate synthase, with protein sequence MPELVTVPRGLAGVVVTDTTIGHVRGREGFYHYRQYSAIDLAERRSLEDVWALLIDGALPVSSASAGSLSAEIAPLRHIPPAVAAALPSIAAASTTADPMGGLRAALAVAGLAAGARPLYDTSPDERRSQAMRLCALTPSLLAALYRLSSGLDPIAPRDDLSHTANYLYMITGSVPSTEQVSAIQKYLIATVDHGFNASTFTARVIASTGADLYACIGGALGALSGPLHGGAPSRALDTLDAIGSVSRADGWLRERILNGDRIMGFGHPIYRTEDPRSRMLKGVAQSLGGDLVDFAVAVEARVLALLAELKPGRELHTNVEYYAGVVMELCGLPREMFTPTFATSRVIGWCANVLEQAEDSKIIRPDSRYVGPPPPQPVPDPA encoded by the coding sequence ATGCCTGAACTCGTCACCGTCCCGCGCGGACTCGCCGGAGTCGTGGTCACCGACACCACGATCGGCCACGTACGCGGCCGCGAAGGCTTCTACCACTACCGGCAGTACTCGGCGATCGACCTCGCCGAGCGTCGTTCGCTCGAAGACGTCTGGGCGCTGTTGATCGACGGCGCGCTGCCCGTTTCCAGCGCGTCGGCCGGCTCGCTCTCGGCCGAGATCGCACCGTTGCGCCACATCCCACCGGCGGTCGCCGCAGCCCTCCCCTCGATCGCCGCCGCCTCCACCACCGCCGATCCCATGGGCGGACTGCGCGCAGCGCTCGCCGTCGCCGGCCTGGCCGCCGGGGCTCGCCCGCTGTACGACACGTCTCCCGATGAGCGGCGCTCGCAGGCGATGCGCCTCTGTGCGCTGACCCCATCACTGTTGGCGGCGTTGTACCGCCTGTCGTCCGGCCTCGACCCGATCGCGCCACGGGACGACCTGTCGCACACGGCCAACTATCTCTACATGATCACCGGTTCGGTTCCCTCGACGGAACAGGTCAGCGCGATCCAGAAGTACCTGATCGCGACCGTCGACCACGGCTTCAACGCGTCCACCTTCACCGCCCGCGTCATCGCCTCTACCGGCGCCGACCTGTACGCCTGCATCGGCGGCGCGCTCGGCGCCCTGTCGGGCCCCCTGCACGGCGGCGCCCCGAGCCGAGCACTGGATACATTGGACGCGATCGGCTCGGTTTCCCGGGCGGACGGCTGGCTTCGAGAGCGAATCCTCAACGGCGACCGGATCATGGGCTTCGGCCACCCGATCTACCGCACCGAAGACCCCCGTTCGCGCATGCTGAAGGGCGTCGCCCAGTCGCTCGGCGGGGACCTGGTGGACTTCGCGGTCGCCGTCGAAGCACGAGTGCTGGCCTTGCTCGCCGAGCTGAAGCCGGGCCGGGAACTGCACACCAACGTGGAGTACTACGCCGGCGTCGTCATGGAGCTGTGCGGTCTTCCGCGCGAGATGTTCACGCCGACCTTCGCCACCAGCCGGGTCATCGGATGGTGCGCCAACGTGCTGGAGCAGGCCGAGGACTCGAAGATCATCCGGCCGGACTCGCGGTACGTCGGACCGCCGCCGCCCCAGCCCGTCCCCGATCCCGCTTAG
- a CDS encoding citrate synthase translates to MADDQLLTTAEVAQRLRIKPETIYAYVSRGLLTRVKVPGERISRFRLSDVERLASRTQGTRPERDAAPAMRTAITLIAYNRLFYRGREAASLVDTPFEQVATWLWGGGATEFAAPGEALERARSASAHLPPHARLADRLPVIVAVVAATDPLRFDLSPSTVVTRAPELVATMVDALPARGEPADRTVAARLWSRLTERAPSARDLRAINAALVLLADHDLAASTIAVRVAASTRAHPYAVVSAGLGALDGPMHGAVGAGVYRLIETAARDGAASAIAEHLRSGGLPGFGHSLYPDGDPRARALLDLVPIPDDLQVTLDDLVRTANAKPNIDFAVAALAHSAGMGAGAAEVIFAVARTAGWIAHAIEEYAQPPHRFRWSSGYTGPTPEA, encoded by the coding sequence ATGGCCGACGATCAGCTGCTGACCACCGCCGAAGTCGCCCAGCGGCTGCGGATCAAGCCGGAGACCATTTACGCGTACGTGAGCCGGGGGCTGTTGACTCGCGTCAAGGTTCCGGGCGAGCGGATCAGCCGGTTCCGGCTCTCGGACGTGGAACGGCTGGCCTCGCGTACGCAGGGAACCAGGCCGGAGCGGGATGCCGCACCGGCCATGCGGACGGCGATCACGCTCATTGCGTACAACCGGCTCTTTTATCGAGGCCGGGAGGCCGCGAGCCTGGTGGACACCCCGTTCGAGCAAGTGGCCACGTGGCTGTGGGGTGGTGGCGCGACCGAGTTCGCGGCACCGGGCGAGGCGCTGGAGCGGGCGCGGAGCGCGAGCGCGCACCTGCCGCCGCACGCGCGGCTGGCCGACCGGCTGCCGGTGATCGTCGCGGTGGTGGCGGCGACGGACCCGCTGCGGTTCGATCTGTCTCCGTCCACTGTGGTTACCCGCGCGCCAGAGCTGGTCGCGACCATGGTCGACGCGTTGCCCGCGCGAGGCGAGCCGGCCGATCGCACCGTCGCGGCCCGCCTGTGGTCGCGACTGACCGAACGCGCACCCTCCGCGCGGGACCTTCGGGCCATCAACGCGGCACTCGTTCTGCTCGCGGACCATGACTTAGCCGCTTCGACCATCGCGGTACGCGTCGCCGCATCGACCCGAGCCCACCCGTACGCCGTGGTGTCGGCCGGATTAGGCGCGTTGGACGGGCCGATGCACGGCGCGGTCGGAGCCGGCGTCTACCGGCTGATCGAGACCGCCGCCCGGGACGGAGCGGCGTCCGCGATCGCCGAGCACCTGCGGAGTGGTGGACTACCGGGGTTCGGGCACTCGCTCTATCCGGACGGCGATCCCCGAGCGCGGGCGCTGCTCGACCTCGTGCCGATCCCCGACGACCTCCAAGTGACGCTTGACGACCTCGTCCGGACGGCGAACGCGAAGCCGAACATCGACTTCGCGGTGGCGGCGCTCGCGCACTCGGCCGGGATGGGCGCGGGGGCGGCCGAGGTGATCTTCGCTGTCGCCCGGACCGCGGGCTGGATCGCGCACGCCATCGAGGAGTACGCCCAGCCGCCCCACCGGTTCCGCTGGAGCAGCGGCTACACCGGCCCGACGCCGGAGGCGTGA
- a CDS encoding TetR/AcrR family transcriptional regulator, whose product MPEEKASRDRVLEAATRLFAERGYDGTSTREIGRASGLNIATVAYHVGAKADLYREVMRHAYELEREALDSAIRDLRAERDPMLGVQVLVRRYLDFCLANSYVPALWMRRWLADAADVTGLEQEYAWPLIDLVRDAIGIDDDMTLWTVMWSIHGFVQAGVLDADGKRHVHDLATVDRYRAHLDTLVAKWMAA is encoded by the coding sequence ATGCCGGAGGAGAAGGCCAGCCGGGACCGCGTACTCGAGGCCGCGACGCGCTTGTTCGCCGAGCGCGGCTATGACGGCACCAGCACGCGGGAGATCGGCCGGGCGAGTGGACTGAACATCGCCACCGTGGCGTACCACGTGGGTGCCAAGGCGGATCTGTATCGCGAGGTCATGCGGCACGCGTACGAGTTGGAACGCGAAGCGCTCGACAGCGCGATCCGGGACTTGCGCGCGGAGCGGGACCCGATGCTGGGCGTGCAGGTGCTCGTGCGGCGCTATCTGGACTTCTGCCTGGCCAATTCGTATGTGCCCGCGCTGTGGATGCGGCGGTGGCTCGCGGACGCCGCCGATGTGACCGGCCTGGAGCAGGAGTACGCCTGGCCGCTGATCGACCTGGTCCGGGACGCGATCGGAATTGACGACGACATGACACTCTGGACCGTCATGTGGAGCATCCACGGCTTCGTCCAGGCCGGCGTGCTGGACGCCGACGGCAAGCGGCACGTGCACGATCTCGCCACGGTGGACCGCTACCGGGCGCATCTGGACACCCTCGTAGCGAAGTGGATGGCGGCGTGA
- a CDS encoding MFS transporter, with the protein MNKGRLAGYGVGSIGTGVFSTVPGLLLLFFLTDVLAVPAALAGVVVVAPKALDVLFNPIIGAASDREAVRTARRTKLLLTGALLMPVAFATMFLSPSSGYAGAVWVTLAFIGASVAFAAFQVPYVALPAEMSDEPDTRLRVMTWRIVFLTLGILIAGGLAPAVVDLGGGGRPGYALMGAVVGAIVLAACVTATLSTRWVRSRPGGEVLGLVAAFRTARGNRPFFLLMAAFVTQAVGIAIMLAAVPYVATYWLGDYSLTSILFVCVVGPSALAVPVWSALARRFGRLRCFTVAMIVFTVAAALNYPLGRASVTAGVLSAAAVLGLCYAALQVLPLAMMPDAIVADAARTGQVQAGAFTGAWTAGETAGLAVGPGLYALMLAAGGFLSSTFDAPVTQPGSAKTALLLGFTVVPALLMLASLPILRAYGRARTTGN; encoded by the coding sequence GTGAACAAGGGCCGACTCGCCGGGTACGGCGTGGGATCGATCGGCACCGGGGTCTTCTCGACTGTTCCGGGGCTGCTCCTGCTGTTCTTCCTGACCGATGTGCTGGCCGTGCCGGCGGCGCTGGCCGGGGTCGTGGTGGTGGCGCCGAAGGCGCTGGACGTGCTGTTCAATCCGATCATCGGGGCGGCCAGCGACCGGGAGGCGGTCCGCACGGCGCGCCGCACGAAGCTGTTGCTGACCGGGGCGCTCCTGATGCCGGTGGCGTTCGCGACGATGTTCCTGAGCCCGTCGAGCGGGTACGCCGGCGCGGTCTGGGTGACGCTGGCGTTCATCGGCGCCTCGGTGGCGTTCGCCGCCTTCCAGGTGCCGTACGTCGCGTTGCCCGCCGAGATGTCCGACGAACCCGATACGCGGCTGCGCGTGATGACCTGGCGGATCGTCTTCCTGACCTTGGGCATTCTGATCGCCGGTGGGCTCGCCCCCGCTGTCGTGGACCTCGGTGGCGGCGGTCGTCCCGGGTACGCCCTGATGGGAGCGGTCGTCGGGGCGATCGTCCTCGCGGCCTGCGTGACGGCGACGCTGTCGACGCGGTGGGTGCGGTCGCGGCCGGGCGGCGAGGTGCTGGGCCTGGTGGCGGCGTTCCGGACGGCCCGGGGGAACCGGCCGTTCTTCCTGCTCATGGCGGCCTTCGTGACACAGGCCGTGGGCATCGCGATCATGCTCGCCGCCGTGCCGTACGTGGCGACGTATTGGCTCGGCGACTACAGCCTCACCTCGATCCTGTTCGTCTGCGTCGTCGGCCCGAGCGCGCTCGCCGTACCGGTGTGGTCGGCGCTCGCCAGGCGGTTCGGCCGGCTGCGCTGCTTCACCGTGGCCATGATCGTTTTCACGGTGGCGGCGGCGCTCAACTACCCGCTCGGCCGGGCGTCCGTCACGGCCGGAGTGCTGTCCGCCGCCGCCGTGCTCGGGCTCTGCTACGCGGCGTTGCAGGTGCTGCCGCTGGCGATGATGCCGGACGCCATCGTCGCCGACGCGGCGCGTACGGGGCAGGTTCAGGCCGGGGCGTTCACCGGCGCCTGGACCGCGGGGGAGACGGCCGGACTCGCCGTCGGCCCCGGCCTCTACGCCCTGATGCTCGCGGCGGGCGGCTTCCTGTCCTCCACCTTCGACGCGCCGGTCACCCAGCCCGGCTCGGCGAAAACGGCTCTGCTGCTGGGGTTCACCGTTGTACCGGCGCTGCTCATGCTGGCGTCGCTGCCCATCCTGCGTGCCTACGGGCGCGCCCGCACCACGGGAAATTGA
- a CDS encoding pyridoxal phosphate-dependent decarboxylase family protein → MLPEHGRSSAELLDELRQLRAADLPTQGGRTTAYVYDSGRPEVRAAAQAAYLEMLEVNGLDPTAFPSIVRLEREVVAAVASRLGGDDATPGIFTSGGTESIILAVKAARDSRPDVAEPEIVVPTTVHAAFHKAGHYLGVRVKQVPVSPSSFRADAAATADAITENTVLVVASAPSYAHGVIDPVTEIAAVALERGIACHVDACVGGWLLPWLADAGADVSPFDLSVPGVTSLSVDLHKFGYAPKGASVLLFRDSELRLAAYFACAEWPGYTVINSTIQSSKGAGPLAGAWATLQALGTSGYRQLGASALAATRQVVRGIADIPGLKVLGSPDATLVAFTVDDDPGLDLFTIADEARARGFFLQPQLSYAGMPASLHLTLTGVSAEGVDALLATLTIAVEAARAIGPAPTAGLAEMIGGLDFAALDDATFASLLPAVGVSFAEGTPRMAAVNGVLDGLPPAAREALLTRFLSALYSPAL, encoded by the coding sequence ATGTTGCCTGAACACGGCCGATCCTCGGCTGAGCTGCTGGACGAATTGCGGCAGCTGCGCGCTGCCGACCTGCCCACCCAAGGCGGCCGCACGACGGCGTACGTCTATGACAGCGGCCGTCCCGAGGTCCGCGCGGCCGCGCAGGCGGCGTACCTGGAGATGCTGGAGGTCAACGGGCTCGATCCGACCGCCTTCCCCAGCATCGTCCGGCTGGAGCGCGAGGTGGTCGCGGCGGTCGCGAGCCGGCTCGGCGGCGACGACGCCACCCCCGGGATCTTCACCAGCGGCGGCACGGAGTCGATCATCCTGGCGGTCAAGGCCGCGCGCGACTCGCGTCCCGACGTGGCCGAGCCGGAGATCGTGGTCCCGACCACGGTCCACGCGGCCTTTCACAAGGCCGGTCACTACCTAGGGGTACGCGTAAAGCAGGTCCCGGTCTCGCCGTCTTCCTTTCGGGCTGACGCGGCGGCGACAGCCGACGCGATCACGGAGAACACCGTCCTCGTGGTCGCGTCCGCACCGTCCTACGCGCACGGTGTGATCGATCCCGTCACCGAGATCGCCGCCGTCGCGCTGGAGCGCGGGATCGCGTGCCACGTCGACGCGTGTGTCGGCGGCTGGCTGCTGCCCTGGCTGGCCGACGCCGGAGCCGACGTGTCGCCGTTCGATCTCAGCGTTCCCGGCGTGACCTCGCTGTCGGTCGACCTCCACAAGTTCGGGTACGCCCCCAAGGGCGCCTCGGTCCTGTTGTTCCGCGACTCGGAGCTGCGGCTGGCGGCGTACTTCGCGTGCGCGGAGTGGCCCGGCTACACCGTGATCAACTCGACGATCCAGAGCAGCAAGGGCGCCGGTCCGCTGGCGGGCGCCTGGGCGACCTTGCAGGCCCTGGGCACCTCCGGCTACCGGCAGCTCGGGGCGTCGGCCTTGGCGGCCACTCGCCAGGTTGTGCGCGGCATCGCGGACATTCCCGGCTTGAAGGTGCTCGGCTCGCCGGATGCGACCCTGGTGGCGTTCACCGTGGACGACGATCCCGGCTTGGACCTGTTCACGATCGCCGACGAGGCCCGGGCCCGGGGCTTCTTTCTCCAACCCCAGCTCAGCTACGCCGGGATGCCCGCCAGCCTGCACCTGACCCTGACCGGAGTCAGCGCGGAAGGCGTCGACGCGCTGCTGGCCACGCTCACGATCGCGGTGGAAGCGGCGCGGGCGATCGGGCCGGCGCCGACGGCCGGGCTCGCCGAGATGATCGGCGGGCTGGACTTCGCCGCGCTCGACGACGCCACGTTCGCCTCGTTGCTGCCGGCCGTGGGGGTTTCCTTCGCCGAGGGCACGCCCCGGATGGCCGCCGTCAACGGGGTGCTCGACGGGCTGCCGCCCGCCGCGCGCGAGGCGTTGCTGACGCGGTTCCTCTCGGCGCTCTACAGCCCCGCCCTCTAG